The following coding sequences lie in one Saccopteryx bilineata isolate mSacBil1 chromosome X, mSacBil1_pri_phased_curated, whole genome shotgun sequence genomic window:
- the LOC136316756 gene encoding F-box-like/WD repeat-containing protein TBL1X, whose protein sequence is MSITSDEVNFLVYRYLQESGFSHSAFTFGIESHISQSNINGTLVPPAALISILQKGLQYVEAEISIIEDGTVFDGRPIESLSLIDAVMPDVVQTRQQAFREKLAQQQASAAAAAAAAAAATATTATTATPAAVPQPNPPKNGEATVNGEENGAHAINNHSKPMEIDGDVEIPPSKATVLRGHESEVFICAWNPVSDLLASGSGDSTARIWNLSENSNGASTQLVLRHCIREGGHDVPSNKDVTSLDWNSDGTLLATGSYDGFARIWTEDGNLASTLGQHKGPIFALKWNKKGNYILSAGVDKTTIIWDAHTGEAKQQFPFHSAPALDVDWQNNTTFASCSTDMCIHVCRLSCDRPVKTFQGHTNEVNAIKWDPSGMLLASCSDDMTLKIWSMKQDTCVHDLQAHSKEIYTIKWSPTGPATSNPNSNIMLASASFDSTVRLWDVERGVCTHTLTKHQEPVYSVAFSPDGKYLASGSFDKCVHIWNTQSGSLVHSYRGTGGIFEVCWNARGDKVGASASDGSVCVLDLRK, encoded by the exons GATTTTCCCACTCGGCCTTCACGTTCGGCATCGAGAGCCACATCAGCCAGTCGAACATCAACGGGACGCTGGTGCCGCCTGCCGCGCTCATCTCCATCCTGCAGAAGGGGCTGCAGTATGTGGAGGCCGAGATCAGCATTATTGAG GACGGCACGGTGTTTGACGGCCGCCCCATAGAGTCCCTGTCCCTCATCGATGCTGTGATGCCCGACGTGGTGCAGACGCGGCAGCAGGCCTTCCGGGAGAAGCTCGCTCAGCAGCAGGccagcgcggcggcggcggcagcagcagcagcggcagccaCGGCAACCACGGCAACCACGGCGACCCCGGCGGCTGTTCCCCAGCCCAACCCACCAAAGAATGGAGAGGCCACGGTGAACGGGGAGGAGAACGGAGCCCACGCGATCA ATAACCACTCGAAACCGATGGAGATAGATGGGGACGTGGAGAtcccacccagcaaggccacGGTCCTCCGTGGCCACGAGTCCGAGGTGTTCATTTGTGCCTGGAACCCTGTCAGCGACCTTCTGGCTTCCGG GTCCGGAGACTCCACGGCTCGGATATGGAACCTCAGTGAGAACAGCAACGGGGCCTCCACCCAGCTCGTGCTGCGGCACTGTATCCGGGAAGGGGGACACGACGTCCCCAGTAACAAAGACGTGACCTCGCTGGACTGGAAC AGTGATGGGACTTTGTTGGCGACAGGTTCCTATGACGGTTTTGCAAGAATATGGACGGAAGATG GTAACCTGGCCAGCACCTTGGGCCAGCACAAAGGTCCCATCTTTGCCTTGAAGTggaacaaaaaaggaaactacatttTGAGTGCCGGCGTAGACAAA ACAACCATAATTTGGGATGCCCACACAGGGGAGGCCAAGCAGCAGTTCCCGTTTCATTCTG CGCCCGCTCTGGACGTGGACTGGCAGAACAACACCACCTTCGCCTCCTGTAGCACAGACATGTGCATTCACGTCTGCAGACTCAGCTGTGACCGCCCCGTCAAAACCTTCCAAGGACACACA AACGAGGTCAACGCCATCAAGTGGGATCCTTCCGGGATGTTGCTAGCATCCTGCTCGGATGACATGACATTAAAG ATCTGGAGTATGAAGCAGGACACGTGTGTCCACGACCTCCAGGCTCACAGCAAAGAGATATACACCATCAAGTGGAGTCCGACCGGCCCGGCCACCAGCAACCCAAACTCCAACATCATGCTAGCGAG CGCTTCATTCGATTCCACGGTCCGGCTGTGGGACGTGGAGCGCGGCGTGTGCACCCACACGCTCACCAAGCACCAGGAGCCCGTCTACAGCGTAGCTTTCAGCCCCGACGGGAAGTACCTGGCCAGCGGTTCCTTTGACAAGTGCGTGCACATCTGGAACACCCAG AGTGGAAGTCTCGTCCACAGCTACCGAGGCACCGGCGGCATCTTCGAGGTTTGCTGGAATGCCCGAGGGGACAAAGTGGGCGCCAGTGCATCCGACGGCTCT GTGTGTGTTCTAGATCTGCGGAAGTAA